Genomic DNA from Acidobacteriota bacterium:
CATCATCCGCACGAGCTCCCGGAAACCCACCTTCGGCGACCAGCCCAGCTCACGCCGGGCCTTGGAGGCGTCGCCGCAGAGAGCGTCGATTTCGGTCGGCCGGAGGTACCTGGGGTCGGTCTCCACGTGGTCCCTCCAGTCCAGGCCCGCCAGCCCGAACGCCTCCTCGACGAACTCCCTCACCGAGTGCGTCTCCCCGGTGGCGACGACGTAGTCCCCGGGCTCTTCGCGCTGGAGCATGAGCCACATCGCCTCGACGTAGTCGCCCGCAAAGCCCCAGTCGCGCCGGGCCTCGAGGTTACCCAGGTAGAGCTTGTCCTGGAGACCGGCCTTGATCCGCCCGACGGCGCGCGTGATCTTGCGAGTGACGAAGGTCTCGCCCCGACGCGGCGATTCGTGATTGAACAGGATCCCGCACGAGGCGTGCATCCCGTACGCTTCGCGATAGTTCACCACCAGGTTGTGGGCGAACAGTTTCGCGGCGCCGTACGGACTCCGCGGACGCATGGGCGTCGTCTCGCGCTGCGGGAACTCGGGAGCGTTCCCGAACATCTCGGACGAGGACGCCTGAAAGAAACGCACGCGCCGTCCCGTCCGCCTCTCGTGCTCGCGCACCGCCTCGAGCAAGCGCAGCGTGCCGAGCCCGACGATATCGGCGGTGTACAGCGGAAGGTCGAAGCTGACTCGGACATGCGATTGCGCCCCCAGGTTGTAGACCTCGTCGGGATCGCAGAATGCGATCACGTGCCTGAGCGAATCGGGATCGCCGAGGTCGGCATAGTGAAGGCGCAGGCGGGCATCGGGCTCGTGGGGATCCTGGTAGAGATGCTCGATGCGGTCCGTGCTGAAGGTGCTCGAGCGCCGGACCAGCCCGTGCACGCGGTACCCGCGGGCGAGCAGGAACTCCGCCAGGTAGCTGCCGTCCTGCCCCGTGATCCCGGTGATCAGCGCCGTGCGCTCGGCCATGCCGCCTCCGCTCGGGGCCCCGCGGGACCTTCCGGATGCCGGGGGCCCCGCTGGCGGGAGAATACCCCCTCCCGAAGGCCGCCGGCGAGCGGCCCCGGGGCCGTGTCACGACCATGACATAGCCATGCCAGGATCGTTTCGACCCGCGGGGGCCCACAACGCCGGCCCTGACTCGCGGGGCGACACGAAAAGACCGAGGATGAGCAAGATGCTTTCGAATCCGTTGTTCCAGGGACTTCTTCCCCTCCCTTGGTGGGGATACGTCCTGGTGGCCCTCGCGATGACCCACATGACGGTCGTCGCGGTGACGATCTTCCTCCACCGCGCCCAGGCGCACCGCTCGGTGACGCTGCACCCGGCCGTCGAGCACGCGCTGCGCTTCTGGCTTTGGCTCACCACCGGGCTCCGGACGAAGGAGTGGGTGGCCGTCCACCGCAAGCACCACGCGAAGGTGGAGACCGCGGACGATCCGCACAGCCCGCGCGTCAAGGGGCTGTGGAAGGTCGTCTTCGGCGGCGTCGGCCTGTACCGTGCGGCCGCTGCCGACCCCGAGACGCTCGCGACCTATGGCAAGGGAACTCCCGACGACGCGATGGAGCGGAGGGTTTACGCCGCCCATCCGATGCTCGGCATCGTGTTGATGGCCGCCGTGGACCTGGCGCTGTTCGGCGCGGCGGGCGCCTTGATCTGGATCGTTCAGATGATCTGGATTCCGTTCTGGGCTGCGGGCGTGATCAACGGGATCGGCCACCGCATCGGCTACCGGAACTTCGACACCCGCGACGACTCCTCGAACATCGTTCCGTGGGGAGTGATCATGGGCGGTGAAGAGCTCCACAACAACCACCACGCCCGCCCGGGCTCCGCACGCCTGTCGCACAGGTGGTTCGAGCTGGACATCGCCTGGATCTACCTCCTGGCCCTCGAGCGCCTCGGACTCGCCCGCCTCCGGCGTCCCCGGCAGGCACGGCCCGCGCCGGCGCCCGACGGCGCCGCTGCCGCCGCGAAGCGCTACGCGGCCGAGGTGCTGCTGCCGGCGCTCCGCGAGGAGCTCTCCCGGGCCGAGGGAGCGGTACGCGCCATGCTGGCCCGGTGCCAGGAAGAACTCCAGCGCAACCCGCTGGGACCGGCCCCGACAGCCGAGCGCCTGGAACGGGCAGAAGAGGTCGGACCGGCGGTGCGCGCCATGCTCGCCGCCAGGCGCCGGCTCGTCGACGCGTGGAAGCGCGCGTCGCGAGGCGCCGCCGACGGGCGGGCTGCGATCGAGGAATGGCTGGAGACCGCCGAGCGGAGCGGTGTCGAGATGCTCGAGCGGTTCGCGGCCGGCCTGCGACTCGACATGGAACTCGAGCGCACCTGAGCCGCCCCCGGGCGGCATCCGCCGCGCTCCCAACCGCGCAAACCCGGATCGCCCGAAGCCGCCGGCGCTCTTGCTCCGGCGGCTTCGCTGCGTTCAGATGAGGTTGAACGCAAGACTCCGGCGGACCCGCGTCGACGCAGCCTCCGTCGGTACCGCGGCGTTGCCGCGGCGCGGGAAGGGAGGTTGCATGAACGATCGAATCCTTGCGGCGCGGAGGGCCATCCGCGCCGGCGCGATCGGGCTTTGCCTCGCGTCGCTCGGCACTCCCACCGCCCTGCTCGCCTGCATCCGGACCGACAGGGACAGCGAAACCACTTATACCTGCCAGATCGCCGGCCGGCCGATCAGCCTGGGGCTCTCGGTGGACAGGAGTTCGAAAGACGAGGCCGTCGAGCGCGCGCTTCTTCGAGAGGGAGATCGCGTGCTCCTGGAGGCGGTGCTGACGATCACCCGGAGCGGCCTGAGGTTCGCGGGCCGCCTCGACGAAGACCCCTTTGTCTGGGCGGCCGAGTCCCGTTGGCCACACCGTGTGGTCTC
This window encodes:
- the gmd gene encoding GDP-mannose 4,6-dehydratase; this encodes MAERTALITGITGQDGSYLAEFLLARGYRVHGLVRRSSTFSTDRIEHLYQDPHEPDARLRLHYADLGDPDSLRHVIAFCDPDEVYNLGAQSHVRVSFDLPLYTADIVGLGTLRLLEAVREHERRTGRRVRFFQASSSEMFGNAPEFPQRETTPMRPRSPYGAAKLFAHNLVVNYREAYGMHASCGILFNHESPRRGETFVTRKITRAVGRIKAGLQDKLYLGNLEARRDWGFAGDYVEAMWLMLQREEPGDYVVATGETHSVREFVEEAFGLAGLDWRDHVETDPRYLRPTEIDALCGDASKARRELGWSPKVGFRELVRMMVESDLELARRERLLRDAGAGPGEGARGAGPASRPADRWVGEERP
- a CDS encoding acyl-CoA desaturase, which gives rise to MFQGLLPLPWWGYVLVALAMTHMTVVAVTIFLHRAQAHRSVTLHPAVEHALRFWLWLTTGLRTKEWVAVHRKHHAKVETADDPHSPRVKGLWKVVFGGVGLYRAAAADPETLATYGKGTPDDAMERRVYAAHPMLGIVLMAAVDLALFGAAGALIWIVQMIWIPFWAAGVINGIGHRIGYRNFDTRDDSSNIVPWGVIMGGEELHNNHHARPGSARLSHRWFELDIAWIYLLALERLGLARLRRPRQARPAPAPDGAAAAAKRYAAEVLLPALREELSRAEGAVRAMLARCQEELQRNPLGPAPTAERLERAEEVGPAVRAMLAARRRLVDAWKRASRGAADGRAAIEEWLETAERSGVEMLERFAAGLRLDMELERT